From a region of the Balaenoptera ricei isolate mBalRic1 chromosome 11, mBalRic1.hap2, whole genome shotgun sequence genome:
- the LOC132374427 gene encoding histone H2A type 1 yields the protein MSGRGKQGGKARAKAKTRSSRAGLQFPVGRVHRLLRKGNYAERVGAGAPVYLAAVLEYLTAEILELAGNAARDNKKTRIIPRHLQLAIRNDEELNKLLGKVTIAQGGVLPNIQAVLLPKKTESHHKAKGK from the coding sequence ATGTCGGGACGCGGAAAACAAGGTGGTAAGGCTCGTGCCAAGGCTAAGACCCGTTCTTCTCGTGCTGGGCTTCAATTCCCCGTGGGCCGAGTGCACCGCCTGCTGCGAAAGGGCAACTACGCAGAGCGGGTCGGGGCCGGCGCGCCCGTGTACCTGGCGGCGGTGCTGGAGTACCTGACGGCCGAGATCCTGGAGCTGGCGGGCAACGCGGCCCGCGACAACAAGAAGACGCGCATCATTCCGCGTCACCTGCAGCTGGCCATCCGCAACGACGAGGAGCTCAACAAGCTGCTGGGCAAAGTCACTATCGCTCAGGGCGGCGTCCTGCCCAACATTCAGGCCGTGCTGCTGCCTAAGAAGACAGAGAGCCACCACAAGGCCAAGGGCAAGTAA
- the LOC132374420 gene encoding histone H1.4-like, with the protein MSETVPAAPPVTSAEKTPVKKKARKSAGAVKRKASGPPVSELITKAVSASKERSGMSLAALKKVLAAGGYDVEKNNSRIKLGLKSLVSKGTLVQTKGTGASGSFKLNKKSATEEAKPKAKKASATNPKKATGAKKPRKATGVASPKKTAKKTPKAKKPLAGTGAKKVVKSPKKVKTAKPKMAKSPAKARIHKHKVAKLKAVKPKKAAPKKK; encoded by the coding sequence ATGTCTGAAACCGTACCTGCTGCGCCTCCTGTTACTTCTGCGGAGAAGACGCCTGTGAAGAAGAAGGCTCGCAAGTCTGCTGGTGCCGTGAAGCGCAAGGCGTCCGGGCCCCCGGTATCCGAGCTCATCACCAAGGCTGTCTCCGCTTCCAAGGAGCGCAGCGGCATGTCCCTGGCTGCGCTCAAGAAGGTGCTGGCAGCTGGCGGCTACGACGTGGAGAAGAACAACAGTCGGATCAAGCTAGGTCTCAAGAGCCTGGTGAGTAAGGGCACCCTGGTGCAGACCAAGGGCACCGGCGCCTCTGGCTCTTTCAAGCTCAACAAGAAGTCGGCCACCGAGGAAGCGAAGCCCAAAGCCAAGAAAGCGAGCGCGACCAACCCCAAGAAGGCTACTGGGGCAaagaagcccaggaaggccacaGGCGTTGCCAGTCCGAAAAAAACCGCCAAGAAGACCCCAAAGGCAAAAAAACCATTAGCAGGTACCGGGGCCAAGAAAGTGGTCAAGAGCCCGAAAAAGGTGAAGACAGCCAAACCGAAGATGGCCAAGAGTCCAGCCAAGGCCAGAATTCATAAGCACAAGGTAGCCAAGCTTAAAGCGGTCAAGCCAAAGAAGGCGGCCCCCAAAAagaagtaa
- the LOC132374429 gene encoding histone H2A type 1-B, with protein sequence MSGRGKQGGKARAKAKTRSSRAGLQFPVGRVHRLLRKGNYSERVGAGAPVYLAAVLEYLTAEILELAGNAARDNKKTRIIPRHLQLAIRNDEELNKLLGRVTIAQGGVLPNIQAVLLPKKTESHHKAKGK encoded by the coding sequence ATGTCTGGGCGCGGGAAGCAAGGAGGCAAAGCTCGCGCCAAGGCTAAGACCCGCTCCTCGCGAGCTGGGCTCCAATTTCCCGTAGGCCGAGTGCACCGCCTGCTCCGCAAGGGCAACTACTCCGAGCGGGTAGGTGCCGGGGCCCCTGTGTACTTGGCGGCGGTGCTGGAGTATCTGACGGCTGAGATCCTGGAGCTGGCGGGCAACGCGGCCCGCGACAACAAGAAGACGCGTATCATCCCTCGCCACCTGCAGCTGGCCATCCGCAACGACGAGGAGCTCAACAAGCTCTTAGGTCGGGTGACCATCGCTCAGGGTGGCGTCCTGCCCAACATCCAGGCTGTGCTGTTGCCTAAGAAGACCGAGAGCCACCACAAGGCCAAGGGCAAGTGA
- the LOC132374423 gene encoding histone H3.1, whose product MARTKQTARKSTGGKAPRKQLATKAARKSAPATGGVKKPHRYRPGTVALREIRRYQKSTELLIRKLPFQRLVREIAQDFKTDLRFQSSAVMALQEACEAYLVGLFEDTNLCAIHAKRVTIMPKDIQLARRIRGERA is encoded by the coding sequence ATGGCTCGTACTAAGCAGACCGCTCGCAAGTCCACCGGCGGTAAGGCGCCGCGCAAGCAGCTGGCCACCAAGGCGGCCCGCAAGAGCGCGCCGGCCACGGGCGGCGTGAAGAAGCCGCACCGCTACCGGCCCGGCACGGTGGCCCTGCGCGAGATCCGCCGCTACCAGAAGTCCACGGAGCTGCTGATCCGCAAGCTGCCGTTCCAGCGGCTGGTGCGCGAGATCGCGCAGGACTTCAAGACCGACCTGCGCTTCCAGAGCTCGGCCGTGATGGCGCTGCAGGAGGCGTGCGAGGCCTACCTGGTGGGGCTCTTCGAGGACACCAACCTGTGTGCCATCCACGCCAAGCGCGTCACCATCATGCCCAAGGACATCCAGCTTGCGCGCCGCATCCGCGGGGAGAGGGCGTAA
- the LOC132374434 gene encoding histone H2B type 1-C/E/F/G/I-like codes for MPEPAKSVPAPKKGSKKAVTKAQKKDGKKRKRSRKESYSVYVYKVLKQVHPDTGISSKAMGIMNSFVNDIFERIAGEASRLAHYNKRSTITSREIQTAVRLLLPGELAKHAVSEGTKAVTKYTSSK; via the coding sequence ATGCCTGAGCCGGCGAAGTCCGTTCCCGCCCCGAAGAAGGGCTCCAAGAAGGCGGTGACCAAAGCCCAGAAGAAAGATGGCAAGAAGCGCAAGCGCAGCCGCAAGGAGAGCTATTCTGTATACGTGTACAAGGTGCTGAAGCAGGTCCATCCGGACACCGGCATTTCATCGAAGGCCATGGGTATCATGAATTCGTTTGTCAACGATATCTTTGAGCGCATTGCTGGCGAGGCGTCGCGCCTGGCTCATTATAACAAGCGCTCGACCATCACGTCGAGGGAGATCCAGACGGCCGTGCGCCTGCTGCTACCCGGCGAGCTGGCCAAGCACGCCGTGTCCGAGGGCACCAAGGCTGTCACCAAGTACACCAGCTCCAAGTGA
- the LOC132374433 gene encoding histone H2B type 1-C/E/F/G/I-like: MPEPAKSALAPKKGSKKAVTKAQKKDGKKRKRSRKESYSVYVYKVLKQVHPDTGISSKAMGIMNSFVNDIFERIAGEASRLAHYNKRSTITSREIQTAVRLLLPGELAKHAVSEGTKAVTKYTSSK; the protein is encoded by the coding sequence ATGCCTGAACCGGCGAAGTCCGCTCTTGCCCCGAAGAAGGGCTCCAAGAAGGCGGTGACCAAAGCCCAGAAGAAAGATGGCAAGAAGCGCAAGCGCAGCCGCAAGGAGAGCTATTCTGTATACGTGTACAAGGTGCTGAAGCAGGTCCATCCGGACACCGGCATTTCATCGAAGGCCATGGGTATCATGAATTCGTTTGTCAACGATATCTTTGAGCGCATTGCTGGCGAGGCGTCGCGCCTGGCTCATTATAACAAGCGTTCGACCATCACGTCCAGGGAGATCCAGACGGCTGTGCGCCTGTTGCTGCCTGGGGAGCTGGCCAAGCATGCCGTGTCTGAGGGCACCAAGGCTGTGACCAAGTACACCAGCTCTAAGTAA
- the LOC132374296 gene encoding histone H3.1-like: MIAWNAVQGLIIRLTGTNALSNQKGTLFIYTGAGWGGRGAGLSFFHQLAAFGKSVTARTKQTARKSTGGKAPRKQLATKAARKSAPATGGVKKPHRYRPGTVALREIRRYQKSTELLIRKLPFQRLVREIAQDFKTDLRFQSSAVMALQEACEAYLVGLFEDTNLCAIHAKRVTIMPKDIQLARRIRGERA; encoded by the exons ATGATAGCTTGGAATGCAGTGCAAGGGCTCATCATAAGACTTACAG GAACAAATGCCTTGTCCAATCAGAAAGGAACTCTCTTTATATATAccggtgcggggtggggggggcggggggcaggtttATCATTTTTCCACCAGCTAGCTGCTTTCGGGAAATCTGTCACAGCTCGTACTAAGCAGACCGCTCGCAAGTCCACCGGCGGCAAGGCCCCGCGCAAGCAGCTGGCCACCAAGGCGGCCCGGAAGAGCGCGCCGGCCACGGGCGGCGTGAAGAAGCCGCACCGCTACCGGCCCGGCACGGTGGCCCTGCGCGAGATCCGCCGCTACCAGAAGTCCACGGAGCTGCTGATCCGCAAGCTGCCGTTCCAGCGGCTGGTGCGCGAGATCGCGCAGGATTTCAAGACCGACCTGCGCTTCCAGAGCTCGGCCGTGATGGCGCTGCAGGAGGCGTGCGAGGCCTACCTGGTGGGGCTCTTCGAGGACACCAACCTGTGTGCCATCCACGCCAAGCGCGTCACCATCATGCCCAAGGACATCCAGCTCGCCCGCCGCATCCGCGGGGAGAGGGCGTAG